The genomic segment AACCGGGTATATATTGAAATGAAGGGCGAAGGGGTAAGCGGCCCCCACGTGGTGGTGGGTATCGATGGGCGGGGCCACGAAATTCGGTCCCAGGCCTTTACCTTTGTGGCCGATTGGCAGGGGCCTTCAATTACCCTGGAGGTACCGGCCAATTCCTTTGTGCGAACCCCTTCCTTTGTTGTAAAAGGAGCGGTAGAAGACCCGGCGGGTATTGTTGCCCTAAGGTACCAGATTCGGGACTCCCGCTTCCAGGTGGTGATGGAAGAGAATGTGCCCCTTACCGCCCCTTCTCAGAGAGGAAATGCCCCCCGGGATAGCGGCACTTCCCCCCAAAGGGTTCCCCTTGGACTTACGCTTCCCCTGGAAAAGCTTCCTGACGGTGCCTACTGGATACAACTTGTTGCCCGGGATGGTGGGGGGAATGTTTCAAGCCGGGGGATTGCGCTGTATAAAGATACCGAGGGGCCCCAGATTGAGTTAATTAGTCCAACCGGTGCGGTCTCCCTGCCGGTAGTGGCGGGAATAGTGCGGGATCCGGCGGGCCTTGCCGAGTTGTCCTACCGGGTGGATGAGGGGCCCTTCCAGAGCTTCCCCGCCGTAGAGGTCTTTGCGTTGCCCCTCCAGGTATTGGCGGAAGATGTCCCCCACCAGGTGCGGATCCGGGCGGTGGACCGGGCCGGTAACGAAACGGTTCTTACGGTTTCCAATGAGGTGCTCCGGGCGCTACGGCAGGGCCAGGGAACTCTTCCAGCCCCAGAAGGTTCCGGCGCCGCGGACGGAAAGGCTGGTTCCGCAAAAGGGGCTGTCCCCCGCTTCCAGATCCTGTATCCGAGCGGTACGGTCGGGAACCGAACCATCCTGCTCTTTACCGTAGAAAGTGGTGCCCCTTTAAGTGGGGTGAACTGGGCGGTGGGAAATAAGAAGGGGGCGCTTACCGCGGAAGACCTTCTTGTGGTGCGGGAAAATCTTTATGCCGGGGTGGTGGTTCTGGAAACCGCCCAGGGAAAAGCGGGCCCCCTTCCTATTCAGGTATCTGGAAAGGATACAACGGGGAAGAGTGGCTCTGCCACGGCCCAGGTTACCTTTGACCCTTCCATTGAAAAGCCCCTGCTTTCGCTGTATTCGATAGAGGCCGATGAAAGTTCCAGAGGTACTGGGGTAAGCCAGAACGGAACTCCCTCCGCCGGACCTTCCCTCGTGGCCCTTGCTACCTCTTCCTTTGGGATTGCCTCATATAAAGTAACTATAAACAAAGAGAGTCCCCAAACGATAGAAACCCCTGGTTTTGTGGAGTTGCCCCTGGCAAATCTTGCTGCCGGGAGTCACAGCATCACCGTGGTGGCCACCGACCTGAGCGGAAAAGAAACGGACCAGGCTCGACAGACCCTGCAACGGCGAGGGACCCCGCCGCTAATGCAGGAACTTGCGGTGGTCGCAAAGAATAGCAGGGTTCTGCTGGATGGAGCCGACGCACTACCCCTCGATAGCGGCATGGTACTGGAAGGGCTTGTCCGGGCACCCGAGGGCCTGAGCAAGGTGGAAGTGACGGTGCAGGAAGGTCCTCCATTACGGGGGACTATTAAGAAAGCCTCAAGCGGCGATTTTACCTTCCAGGTCCCTGTCCCCGGGAATCTTCCCTTTGATCGCACTGCCTGGAATATCCTCCTTACCGATGAAAAGGGAAACACCGCCCGCCGGCTTGTATCGTTGTATCGGATTTTCCCCGTTTCTAACCCACGACAATTCGATGGGGAAGGGATATATGGTGAGGATTCCCGGATCGACGCAGAAAAGACCACCCTTCGGTTTACCGATGAAAGGCCCCTCATTCTCCGTTTTGTGGGCCGCCCTATTCAGCAAATCCGTTTTGAACCAGCGACGGATCTCTTATCCATAGAATATACGGGGTCTCTCGTGACAGTTACGCCCCGAAAGAATGGAACATATCGGGGAAACCTGATAGTGAAAACCATCGATGGGGACAACATTCCCTGGGGAGTAAAGGACTACGTCCTTGCCTTCCAGTCTCCGGTGGTTCAAATCCAGCAACCCCAGGAAGATGGGTGGTACCGGAGCGACATCCCGCTTCTTTTTGAATATGACCAGGCTGAAAGGGTTAAAAAAATTACCTGGTCCCTCGATGGGGAGCGGTGGCAGGAAATTTCCCTCCTTCCAGAAAAAGCTAATCCTCGCCGTTACGGCGGAAATCTTCCCCTTAACGATGTGGCAACCCTTGGCGGGGCTGCCACCTCCTTCCTTCCCTCCGGCACGGGGGCGATAACGGTCTGGTTCCGATTCGAAAACGATGTGGGTCGTTTTGCGGAATTCTCTCGGACCATCAATATTGATACGGAAGTGCCCCAGGTGGTGCCAATACTGCCACCTTCAACCGATACGGTGAACGGTACCATTACGACGGCGGTAACGGTATCTGATAGCGGCCAGGTGGCCCGCATCGAATACAGCCCCGATGGCGGGACAAGCTGGCAGGTAATGGAGAATACCGCTTATGGGGTCGGTTCCTTTGATGCGAGCGCTAAAGGGGCGAGCCCTGATAAGGCTCAGTATCGGGTAACCGATCGGGCGGGGAATGTCACCCTTTACAAAGGAAATTTCCTGGTAGATGTCGGTCAGGACAAGCCGATCGTCTTGATTCAGTTGCCCGCAGAACAGGAAATTATCCGCAATGATTTTACCATCTCCGGGGCGGTCTTTGACGATGATGGCCTTGCGGCAATCCATTATCGGTTTGATAAAGGCCCCTTTGTTCGGCTTCCCTTAGAAGGGAACGGGTTTGTTATTCCAGTGTCCCTGGCGGATACGACCGATAACGAACATACGGTGGAGATCTTTGGAGAAGATATCTACGGGGTTACCTCTGATCCGGTAAAACGGACCTACCGAATTTCAAAAGAAGAACCCCGGGCTACGGTACTCAGCCCCAGTCTGGATACTACCGTCCGGGGGATCGTGACCATTAAGGGGTCCGCTTCGGATGCGAACGGCATTGCTACAGTGGAACTTTCCTTTGATAATGCCCTTACCTTTAACCAGGTGCTGGGAACCACCGAATGGACCTATCGACTGGATACCCGAATTCTGAAAGATGGACTCCACTCTCTCTATGTTCGGCCTACGGATAGATACGAAACCACGGGCTTTTTTGCGGGTCTCATTTCGGTGGACAACACCCCGCCGGAGCTTTCTCTTGATGTGCCGGTGGATATGAAAACCTATCGGGGAAAAATTCCCTTGAGTGGCCGGGTTTCGGATAATCAGGAACTTATGTCCTGCGAGGTCTATCTTTTTAATAAGGCCGCCCCTGAAACCCATCAGAAAAAGGTCTCCCTTCCGCTGGATCCTATTATTTCCACGGAGATTGATATAGGAAACCTTCCCGCCGGCGAGTATGGGCTTCGGATTACCGCCACCGACAAGGCGGGGAACCAGACCACGGTAAGCCGGGACATAAAATTGGATCCTTCCTACTTTGATGAGCAGATAGCCATTGCTACGCCGGTGCGGGGGGAGCGGGTCTCAGGAAAGTTGCGGGTTCAGGGATTTATTCGCAGTAGCCGCATTCCCAGCGGGGTGAGCCTTTACGTGGATGGGCTTGATGTCATCACCGTGGCTCCTAACAGCCTGGGCTGGTTTGCCATCGATGTTCCAACCGATCAGATTAAGTCAGGAACCCATACCCTCGTGGTTCGGTACATCAATCAAGAGGGAGCTACGATTAGTAGCGAGGAGGTCCCTATCGAATGGCTCCGCTCTGGTCCCTGGCTCCAGGCAAAGGCCTTTGCCTCCGGTGATTATGTGCCCGGTAGGCCCTGGCTCGAAGGGACGGCGGGCTGGTTTGTGCATCCCCAGGACCTGGAACGGGAAGAAGCGGATGACCAGGCCCTGGCGACTCGCCTTGCCCAGGAAAGTCCCCCTCAAAAGGTGGATGTAAAAAAACTGGCCCGAGAAAGGGCCCAGGGGCGCCAGGTACTGGCGGTGGAGGTAAGCCTCGATAACGGACGGTCCTTCCTCCCTGCCCAGGGAACGGATCGATGGAAGTTCCGTCTCCAGACCCAGGAGTATCCCGAAGGGCCCCTTCCCCTGGTAATCCGGGCCCGGTTTAAGAATGGAGACATGGCGGTTTCAAAACTTCTCTTAAATCTTGATAAGACGGCCCCCGAAATCAAGATGCTCTTCCCCGTAGAAGGAGGGCGTTACAACGAAAAGCTGCCGGTATATGGCATTGCCTCCGACGATGTCCAGCTTTCTTCGGTCCAGGTAGTGTTCCGCCGGGGCGATAAAGCGGGCTATGAGGTCCCCGCCTTCATTCAGGGGCTCTATATCGATGGGGGATACATGGGTGAAAGCCTTTACAATGTGGGATTGGGGCTCACCTTCTTCGATAACAACGTAAAACTTCAGGGGACCTTTGGCTATATTCCCCAGACCTATATGGGAGAAGAACAACGATTCTATGGAAATGTCTACAGTGGGAAGCTTCTGGCTAACGTGGCGGCCTTGCCCTTTAGTTATTTCTTTGGGCCCGACTGGAATTTCCTTTCAGCCCATGTGGCCCTAGGGGCAAAGTTTAGCTACTTCACCGAAACTTCGAGCGGCACCCCCCTGATGCTCAGCGCAGTGGTGGGCCAGTTGGAATTCCCCCACTTCACCCTTGAAAAATGGAGCTATTTTAGCAAGTTCTCCCTCTACACCGAGTTCCAGGCCTGGTTCATATCCGCTGAGGTGGAGGGGGGTATTAAAACCCGCCTTTCCTTTGGAGCAAGGACCAGCGTGTTTTAAAAGCTACGGGGGCCTTTGGGGAAAGGCCCCCTTTTTTCTTGGCGGGTGTATCCTCTGTCTTAAGGGTAACATCCCCTTGGCCCGGGCGCTCAGGTTTTCCCTGTGCTCGGGCTTTCCCTTTTTGGGCTTTGTTCCGAAGGACGTTGCGAACGAGGTGGTTTTCCTTACTTACAAAAAGTAGCCGCCCCCAGACTGTCAGGATAAAAACCTACTTATACAGCGCAGCACTTATGTAGAAGGCGGCACCCGTAGCAGGTCAGATGCTTTATGCCCGGAGGTTCTCTATAGCCAGGTTGATGGAGTGGCGGATTTCATCAATGGAGGTCCGCCTGAGAACTACGAGGCGGAAAATCGCCGCCTCGATAAGGCCGTAGAGCATGTCGTCGGCGGTTTTTACATTCACCGGTTTTAGCTCTCCCCGGCGAATTCCTTCGATAACAATGGTGGCCAGAATGTGACGGAGCCGAATCGTCCTGCGCCGGACCCGGTAATCCGTGTCGGTTCCGCTTTTGGAAAGGTACAGAAGGTAGTTTAGCACCACCGAAAGGAGGCGCCGATTTTCCTGGAGCCGATCCATGATAAGACCCAACACCTGTTTCAGCTTATCCGCCGCAGGAAGGCTCCCATCCTGCCGGACCCGTTTCAGGTCTTCTTCCACCGATGAAAGAAGCTGCTTAATACTGAAATTAAATATTTCCCGTTTGTTTTTAAAATAGAGATAGAGGGTGGTGCGGGTAATGCCACAGCGATCGGCTATCTTTTGAAAGGTCGTGTCTTCGAACCCCTCTTCTACAAAAACATCCAGGGCTCGCTCAAGAATTTCTTTCCGTCGTTTTTCATGTTCCACGATGATGGACATAGGATGCTCCTGTGTAAGGTTTTTTTACGTTTTCTGAAAAGCGGGGCGACTTGTTTTGATCCAGGGGAGCTTCCCGGGGCACCCCTTCCGGTAACGAATCGTACAGGTAGATAATCGAAGGAAGGGCCCCATTGGTGATTTTTCGTACCGAGGTTGCCCGGTAACCAAAATGGGATTCGAAACCGGGGTGGGTGGTAATCACCGCCAGTTTCCAGCCCGCAAAATGGGGAACCTGTTGCCCAAAGAGCCGGTACAGGGCCTCCGCTTCTTCTTGAGAGCCAAGCCGCTCCCCATAGGGGGGATTGGTAATCAGAAAACCCTGTTCTTCGCCGGATCGCAGTTCTTCGATGGAACAGCGCCGGAAGGTAGGAAGTTTTGCAGCGGATACCGTAGAAGGATGGTATTCTTCCCCGGGACGATGGATGAGCTGTAGGGCCCGTTCCAGGTTGTGCCGGGCCCCCTCCACGGCACTCTTATCCTTATCGCTTCCTTGGATATACAGAGGAATATCGGTGCGAATGGTTCCTTTCAGTTCTTTGCGAAGGGCCTCTTCTAAAGCGAGGTCCCCAAACGGAAGCTGAGAAAGGGCAAAGGTTTTTCCCAGGCCCGGCGGAACCTCCCAGGCATACAGGGCTGCCTCAATAAGGATAGTCCCTGATCCACAGAAGGGATCGTAGAGGGGAAATTTTCTGCGCCACCCCGAAAGAAGCACCAGCGCAGCCGCAGTGGTTTCCCGGAGGGGGGCCACACCCCCTTCCTGGCGGTATCCCCGTTTAAAAAGGGGCTCCCCCGTTATATCTAACAGGACCTGGACCTGATCCTTTTCCACATAGACCCGAAGACTTATCGGATCCCCCGTTTCTGGAAGGCGTCGGACCTTCCAGAGGGAACAAAGCCGGTCCACCAGGGCCTTATGCACCACCGACTGGATACTGGTGATGGCG from the Treponema sp. J25 genome contains:
- a CDS encoding Ig-like domain-containing protein encodes the protein MHTKKVMAWWMVWIIFCMGPLMGLSAGGQGEEKKEKAAGLENWSSAFDISTKKPGTYNIYAEAQDSAGNKKVAGPINIYVDPASDLPQVSIANPLPRMHVTGDLNIVGTCSDDDGVHEVYVKIDNGEWITAKGKEFWSVYMPAGTIPDGRRKITVKGMDINGLAGPEKTVIFDMDRQKPVITIAAPAEGALLSGKIEIRGIATDANEVVKVEYSIDNGKNYVPAKGNWDRKKGEFSFVAPIDTKVIPSGPTVVLVRATDGCGSVGIKPVIFVVDNKPPVIELVYPKQGEAVDRQVRFMGKVQDDVAVATLTWAIGKDSGEIPLRAGDPYWNVAYTLPDSVQKELELVLTARDTIGNTSSKKYRIPIDRERDLPRISLIQTRPALLSGPSDARKGKGPESRTVRTEGSLFVSGRVQDDDGVKELRYWLNKDSPTVISTTGAFSVELANLAVGTHTLSFQAVDVHGTVGPVTTLTIEDVGPPPTLSIEAVEFGRGGKDSRREPFVPGMELAPDSQASLVVKLSGGYKNESLSYTFGNEKSQSLSVKGNISGQVLVPVPATGPFGVIPLLLEVTDGAGRKGTLKTQLYLTNYGVVRGEPAFDFTDERIDEAGRVVFVPEKDGMPRPLVGRAIGRDLVSVKLVPDSSLCTVRLQDNRVYIEMKGEGVSGPHVVVGIDGRGHEIRSQAFTFVADWQGPSITLEVPANSFVRTPSFVVKGAVEDPAGIVALRYQIRDSRFQVVMEENVPLTAPSQRGNAPRDSGTSPQRVPLGLTLPLEKLPDGAYWIQLVARDGGGNVSSRGIALYKDTEGPQIELISPTGAVSLPVVAGIVRDPAGLAELSYRVDEGPFQSFPAVEVFALPLQVLAEDVPHQVRIRAVDRAGNETVLTVSNEVLRALRQGQGTLPAPEGSGAADGKAGSAKGAVPRFQILYPSGTVGNRTILLFTVESGAPLSGVNWAVGNKKGALTAEDLLVVRENLYAGVVVLETAQGKAGPLPIQVSGKDTTGKSGSATAQVTFDPSIEKPLLSLYSIEADESSRGTGVSQNGTPSAGPSLVALATSSFGIASYKVTINKESPQTIETPGFVELPLANLAAGSHSITVVATDLSGKETDQARQTLQRRGTPPLMQELAVVAKNSRVLLDGADALPLDSGMVLEGLVRAPEGLSKVEVTVQEGPPLRGTIKKASSGDFTFQVPVPGNLPFDRTAWNILLTDEKGNTARRLVSLYRIFPVSNPRQFDGEGIYGEDSRIDAEKTTLRFTDERPLILRFVGRPIQQIRFEPATDLLSIEYTGSLVTVTPRKNGTYRGNLIVKTIDGDNIPWGVKDYVLAFQSPVVQIQQPQEDGWYRSDIPLLFEYDQAERVKKITWSLDGERWQEISLLPEKANPRRYGGNLPLNDVATLGGAATSFLPSGTGAITVWFRFENDVGRFAEFSRTINIDTEVPQVVPILPPSTDTVNGTITTAVTVSDSGQVARIEYSPDGGTSWQVMENTAYGVGSFDASAKGASPDKAQYRVTDRAGNVTLYKGNFLVDVGQDKPIVLIQLPAEQEIIRNDFTISGAVFDDDGLAAIHYRFDKGPFVRLPLEGNGFVIPVSLADTTDNEHTVEIFGEDIYGVTSDPVKRTYRISKEEPRATVLSPSLDTTVRGIVTIKGSASDANGIATVELSFDNALTFNQVLGTTEWTYRLDTRILKDGLHSLYVRPTDRYETTGFFAGLISVDNTPPELSLDVPVDMKTYRGKIPLSGRVSDNQELMSCEVYLFNKAAPETHQKKVSLPLDPIISTEIDIGNLPAGEYGLRITATDKAGNQTTVSRDIKLDPSYFDEQIAIATPVRGERVSGKLRVQGFIRSSRIPSGVSLYVDGLDVITVAPNSLGWFAIDVPTDQIKSGTHTLVVRYINQEGATISSEEVPIEWLRSGPWLQAKAFASGDYVPGRPWLEGTAGWFVHPQDLEREEADDQALATRLAQESPPQKVDVKKLARERAQGRQVLAVEVSLDNGRSFLPAQGTDRWKFRLQTQEYPEGPLPLVIRARFKNGDMAVSKLLLNLDKTAPEIKMLFPVEGGRYNEKLPVYGIASDDVQLSSVQVVFRRGDKAGYEVPAFIQGLYIDGGYMGESLYNVGLGLTFFDNNVKLQGTFGYIPQTYMGEEQRFYGNVYSGKLLANVAALPFSYFFGPDWNFLSAHVALGAKFSYFTETSSGTPLMLSAVVGQLEFPHFTLEKWSYFSKFSLYTEFQAWFISAEVEGGIKTRLSFGARTSVF
- a CDS encoding TetR/AcrR family transcriptional regulator — translated: MSIIVEHEKRRKEILERALDVFVEEGFEDTTFQKIADRCGITRTTLYLYFKNKREIFNFSIKQLLSSVEEDLKRVRQDGSLPAADKLKQVLGLIMDRLQENRRLLSVVLNYLLYLSKSGTDTDYRVRRRTIRLRHILATIVIEGIRRGELKPVNVKTADDMLYGLIEAAIFRLVVLRRTSIDEIRHSINLAIENLRA
- a CDS encoding class I SAM-dependent RNA methyltransferase yields the protein MFTVIALCAIGAEKVLANELRKLGFSITDSHPGRLRYQTDLGGMYRSLFMLRTADRLLLEAGRYEAQDFDALYEGARNIPWENYLPRNRPIVVSKVHSAHSRLTAITSIQSVVHKALVDRLCSLWKVRRLPETGDPISLRVYVEKDQVQVLLDITGEPLFKRGYRQEGGVAPLRETTAAALVLLSGWRRKFPLYDPFCGSGTILIEAALYAWEVPPGLGKTFALSQLPFGDLALEEALRKELKGTIRTDIPLYIQGSDKDKSAVEGARHNLERALQLIHRPGEEYHPSTVSAAKLPTFRRCSIEELRSGEEQGFLITNPPYGERLGSQEEAEALYRLFGQQVPHFAGWKLAVITTHPGFESHFGYRATSVRKITNGALPSIIYLYDSLPEGVPREAPLDQNKSPRFSENVKKPYTGASYVHHRGT